A single genomic interval of Mycolicibacterium holsaticum DSM 44478 = JCM 12374 harbors:
- a CDS encoding DNA-binding protein codes for MPRTDENGRQLKALLDYLLDGDVEAKDIYDALGTSSSTYYRRIKESDYPDAEELRRVSDRFGLSYPDLQIRFGLMSRQEVWNYVESPAFTVTAVRETKTIRTSRPPKLSELKPRSDAPPL; via the coding sequence GTGCCACGTACCGACGAGAACGGCAGACAGCTAAAAGCCCTGCTCGATTATCTCCTGGACGGCGATGTCGAGGCCAAGGACATCTACGACGCGCTGGGAACGTCGAGCAGCACGTATTACCGGCGTATCAAGGAATCCGACTATCCGGACGCCGAAGAGCTGCGGCGGGTTTCGGACAGGTTCGGCCTCAGTTATCCCGATCTGCAAATCAGATTCGGATTGATGAGCAGGCAAGAAGTTTGGAATTACGTGGAGTCCCCGGCATTCACGGTCACCGCTGTCCGGGAAACGAAAACCATCCGCACGTCGCGTCCCCCCAAACTGTCTGAGCTCAAGCCGCGCAGCGACGCACCCCCGCTCTAG
- a CDS encoding serine hydrolase domain-containing protein, with the protein MAYVNNRERSAALPHGVQGAADANFGCSLRAFAQLFPGRRFGGGALSVCLHGEPVVDVWTGYSDRRGTEYWTADTGAMVFSVTKGMASTVIHRLADRGLIDYDRPVAEYWPEFGANGKGAITVREVMQHRAGLSHLNGCTKAELLSHQAMEQRVAAAPVNRLLYGHQAYHALTYGWLMSGLGRAVTGKGMRDLIREELAEPLNTDGLHLGRPPAEAPTRAAQILAPQGSLANPIFNFIAPRVAALGISGMFGSMYFPGMKAVVQGDIPFLDAEIPAANGVATARGLAKMYGAIANGGRIADTEFLSRERVAGLTGKPVFWPDRNIFVPLSFHLGYHSVPFPPGFLPGFGHAGLAGSVGWADPSSGLSFGFVHNRLLTRMVFDQVTFAGLGTLIRRDAARARRRGYQTVPEFGAPYYPVRKSVAG; encoded by the coding sequence GTGGCGTACGTCAATAATCGGGAGCGCAGCGCCGCGCTCCCGCACGGTGTCCAGGGCGCTGCGGATGCGAACTTCGGTTGCAGCCTGCGCGCCTTCGCGCAACTGTTCCCCGGGCGCCGGTTCGGCGGTGGCGCCCTGTCGGTCTGCCTGCACGGCGAGCCCGTCGTCGACGTGTGGACCGGATACTCCGACCGGCGCGGCACCGAGTACTGGACCGCCGACACCGGCGCCATGGTCTTCTCGGTCACCAAAGGCATGGCCTCGACCGTCATACACCGGCTGGCCGACCGCGGGCTGATCGACTACGACAGGCCGGTCGCCGAATACTGGCCGGAGTTCGGCGCCAACGGCAAGGGCGCCATCACGGTGCGCGAGGTGATGCAGCACCGCGCCGGGCTGTCCCACCTCAACGGCTGCACCAAGGCCGAGTTGCTCAGCCACCAGGCGATGGAGCAGCGGGTCGCCGCCGCGCCGGTGAATCGGCTGCTGTACGGCCACCAGGCCTATCACGCGCTGACCTACGGCTGGCTGATGTCCGGGCTGGGGCGCGCCGTCACCGGCAAGGGGATGCGCGACCTGATCCGCGAGGAACTCGCCGAGCCGCTCAACACCGACGGGCTGCACCTGGGCCGGCCGCCGGCCGAGGCGCCCACCCGCGCCGCGCAGATTCTGGCGCCGCAGGGCTCGCTGGCCAACCCGATCTTCAACTTCATCGCGCCGCGGGTCGCGGCGCTGGGCATCTCGGGCATGTTCGGCTCGATGTACTTCCCGGGCATGAAGGCCGTCGTGCAGGGCGACATCCCGTTCCTGGACGCCGAGATCCCAGCCGCCAACGGGGTGGCCACCGCCAGGGGGCTGGCCAAGATGTACGGCGCGATCGCCAACGGTGGCCGCATCGCAGACACCGAATTCCTCTCGCGGGAGCGGGTTGCGGGGCTGACCGGGAAACCGGTGTTCTGGCCGGACCGAAACATCTTCGTGCCGTTGAGTTTTCATCTGGGCTACCACTCGGTGCCGTTCCCACCGGGGTTCCTGCCCGGGTTCGGGCACGCCGGGCTGGCCGGTTCGGTGGGCTGGGCCGACCCGTCGAGCGGACTGTCGTTCGGCTTCGTGCACAACCGGCTGCTCACCAGGATGGTCTTCGACCAGGTCACATTCGCAGGGCTCGGGACGTTGATCCGGCGCGACGCGGCCCGTGCCCGCAGGCGGGGATATCAGACGGTGCCCGAGTTCGGTGCGCCGTACTACCCGGTGCGCAAATCGGTGGCCGGCTAG
- the meaB gene encoding methylmalonyl Co-A mutase-associated GTPase MeaB, with the protein MVATKLASGISEGDRAALAKAITLVESTRADHRQQAQQLLLELTPKAGHAMRVGITGVPGVGKSTTIEALGMYLIEQGHRVAVLAVDPSSTRTGGSILGDKTRMARLAVHPDAYIRPSPTSGTLGGVAKATRETIVLLEAAGFDVILVETVGVGQSEVTVADMVDTFVFLTLARTGDQLQGIKKGVLELADVVVVNKADGEHAVEARMAARELSQAIRLIYPGETLWRPPVLTMSALEGVGLAELWETVLKHRQVLTDAGQFEARRRDQQVDWTWSMVRDAVLDRVLSHPAVKEIRGEVERQVRSGELTPALAAQQLLDAAELR; encoded by the coding sequence ATGGTCGCCACCAAGCTTGCGTCGGGAATTTCCGAGGGGGATCGCGCCGCGCTGGCCAAGGCGATCACCCTGGTGGAATCGACCCGGGCCGATCATCGGCAGCAGGCCCAGCAACTGCTGCTCGAGCTGACGCCGAAAGCCGGCCACGCCATGCGCGTCGGCATCACCGGGGTGCCCGGCGTCGGGAAGTCGACGACGATCGAGGCGCTGGGCATGTACCTCATCGAGCAGGGTCATCGCGTCGCGGTGCTGGCCGTCGACCCGTCGTCCACCCGCACCGGCGGATCGATTCTGGGCGACAAGACCCGGATGGCGCGGCTGGCGGTGCACCCCGACGCATACATCCGCCCGTCGCCGACGTCGGGCACGCTGGGCGGGGTCGCCAAGGCCACCCGGGAGACCATCGTGCTGCTGGAGGCCGCCGGCTTCGACGTGATCCTGGTCGAGACCGTCGGGGTGGGTCAGTCCGAGGTGACCGTCGCCGACATGGTGGACACCTTCGTGTTCCTGACCCTGGCCCGCACCGGAGATCAGTTGCAGGGCATCAAGAAAGGCGTCCTGGAACTCGCCGACGTCGTCGTGGTGAACAAGGCCGACGGCGAGCATGCGGTGGAGGCCCGCATGGCCGCCCGCGAGCTCAGCCAGGCCATCCGGCTGATCTATCCGGGCGAGACGCTCTGGCGGCCGCCGGTGCTCACGATGAGCGCGCTGGAAGGCGTCGGTCTCGCCGAGTTGTGGGAGACGGTGCTCAAGCACCGCCAGGTGCTCACCGATGCGGGCCAGTTCGAGGCGCGCCGGCGCGACCAGCAGGTGGACTGGACCTGGTCGATGGTGCGGGATGCCGTGCTGGACCGTGTGCTGTCCCATCCGGCAGTAAAGGAAATCCGCGGCGAGGTCGAGCGTCAGGTCAGGTCCGGCGAGCTGACCCCTGCGCTTGCTGCGCAACAGCTTCTGGATGCCGCTGAACTGCGCTGA
- the scpA gene encoding methylmalonyl-CoA mutase gives MTVNDVAGKAAGADIASFADVPLRADRTSEPPTQTDVAAHIDAAAAAHGYAAEQLTWNTPEGIDVKPVYVGADRDATVGAGYPLDTFPGEPPYIRGPYPTMYVNQPWTIRQYAGFSTAAESNAFYRRNLAAGQKGLSVAFDLATHRGYDSDHPRVQGDVGMAGVAIDSILDMRQLFDGIDLSTVSVSMTMNGAVLPILALYVVAAEEQGVPPEKLAGTIQNDILKEFMVRNTYIYPPKASMRIISDIFGYTSVKMPKFNSISISGYHIQEAGATADLELAYTLADGVEYIKAGLEAGLDIDKFAPRLSFFWGIGMNFFMEVAKLRAGRLLWSELVAQFEPKNPKSRSLRTHSQTSGWSLTAQDPFNNVARTCIEAMAATQGHTQSLHTNALDEALALPTDFSARIARNTQLLLAQESGTTRPIDPWGGSYYVESLTQALVDKVREHLREVDEHGGMAQAISDGIPKLRIEEAAARTQARIDSGAQPVIGVNKYQVATGDGTDQEIEVLKVENSRVRAEQLAKLEQLRADRDQGAVDAALAALSRAAESEGNLLELAVNAARAKATVGEISDALEKVWGRHQAEIRTIAGVYRDEVGKVSNISSASELVQKFAEADGRRPRILVAKMGQDGHDRGQKVIATAFADIGFDVDVGSLFSTPEEVARQAADNDVHVVGVSSLAAGHLTLVPALREALAEVGRPDIMIVVGGVIPPGDFDELYAAGATAIFPPGTVIADAAIGLLNKLAERLGYQLS, from the coding sequence ATGACTGTCAACGACGTCGCAGGAAAAGCAGCCGGGGCGGATATCGCAAGCTTCGCCGACGTGCCGTTGCGCGCCGACCGGACATCGGAGCCGCCGACGCAGACCGACGTGGCGGCCCACATCGACGCCGCGGCCGCCGCCCACGGCTACGCCGCCGAACAGCTGACCTGGAACACCCCGGAGGGCATCGACGTCAAGCCGGTCTACGTCGGCGCCGACCGCGACGCGACCGTCGGCGCCGGATATCCGCTGGACACCTTTCCCGGCGAACCGCCCTACATCCGCGGGCCGTACCCGACGATGTACGTCAACCAGCCGTGGACCATCCGGCAGTACGCCGGCTTCTCCACCGCCGCCGAATCCAACGCGTTCTACCGGCGCAACCTGGCTGCCGGCCAGAAGGGCCTGTCGGTGGCCTTCGATCTGGCCACCCACCGCGGCTACGACAGCGACCATCCCCGGGTGCAGGGTGATGTCGGAATGGCCGGTGTGGCAATCGATTCCATTCTGGACATGCGCCAGCTGTTCGACGGTATCGACCTGTCGACGGTTTCGGTGTCGATGACCATGAACGGTGCGGTGCTGCCGATCCTGGCGCTGTACGTGGTGGCCGCCGAGGAGCAGGGCGTGCCGCCGGAGAAGCTGGCCGGGACCATTCAGAACGACATCCTCAAAGAGTTCATGGTCCGCAACACCTACATCTATCCGCCCAAGGCGTCGATGCGGATCATCTCCGACATCTTCGGCTACACCAGCGTGAAGATGCCCAAGTTCAACTCGATCTCGATCTCCGGCTATCACATCCAAGAGGCCGGCGCGACAGCGGATCTCGAGCTGGCGTACACGCTGGCCGACGGGGTGGAGTACATCAAGGCCGGCCTGGAAGCCGGCCTGGACATCGACAAGTTCGCGCCGCGGCTGTCGTTCTTCTGGGGCATCGGCATGAACTTCTTCATGGAGGTGGCCAAGCTGCGCGCCGGCCGGCTGCTGTGGAGCGAGTTGGTCGCGCAGTTCGAACCCAAGAACCCGAAATCCAGGTCATTGCGCACACATTCGCAGACCTCGGGCTGGTCGTTGACCGCGCAGGACCCGTTCAACAACGTCGCCCGCACCTGCATCGAGGCGATGGCGGCCACGCAGGGTCATACCCAGTCGCTGCACACCAACGCGCTCGACGAGGCGCTGGCGCTGCCGACGGACTTCTCCGCGCGCATCGCCCGCAATACGCAGCTGCTGTTGGCCCAGGAGTCCGGCACCACCCGGCCGATCGACCCGTGGGGCGGCTCCTACTACGTCGAGTCGCTGACCCAGGCGCTCGTGGACAAGGTCCGCGAACACCTCCGTGAGGTCGACGAACATGGCGGGATGGCCCAGGCGATCAGCGACGGCATCCCCAAGCTGCGCATCGAGGAGGCGGCCGCACGCACCCAGGCGCGCATCGACTCCGGCGCCCAACCGGTGATCGGCGTCAACAAGTACCAGGTCGCCACCGGTGATGGCACCGACCAAGAGATCGAGGTGCTCAAGGTCGAGAACAGCAGGGTGCGCGCCGAGCAGCTCGCCAAGCTGGAGCAGCTGCGGGCCGACCGCGACCAGGGTGCCGTCGACGCCGCGCTGGCGGCGTTGAGCCGCGCCGCGGAATCGGAAGGAAACCTGCTCGAGCTCGCCGTCAACGCCGCCCGCGCGAAGGCCACCGTCGGGGAGATTTCCGACGCGTTGGAGAAGGTTTGGGGCCGCCATCAGGCCGAAATCCGTACCATCGCCGGGGTCTACCGCGACGAGGTCGGAAAGGTCAGCAACATCTCAAGCGCGAGCGAGTTGGTGCAGAAGTTCGCCGAGGCCGACGGACGCCGGCCGCGCATCCTGGTGGCCAAGATGGGGCAGGACGGCCACGACCGCGGGCAGAAGGTCATCGCAACCGCGTTCGCCGACATCGGGTTCGACGTCGACGTCGGCTCGCTGTTCTCCACCCCGGAAGAGGTGGCGCGCCAGGCCGCCGACAACGACGTGCACGTGGTCGGGGTGTCGTCGCTGGCCGCCGGGCACCTCACGCTGGTGCCCGCGTTGCGCGAGGCGCTGGCCGAGGTCGGCCGGCCCGACATCATGATCGTGGTCGGCGGGGTGATCCCGCCCGGGGATTTCGACGAGCTGTACGCCGCCGGCGCGACGGCGATCTTCCCGCCCGGCACCGTGATCGCCGACGCCGCGATCGGCCTGCTGAACAAGCTGGCCGAGCGGTTGGGATACCAGCTGAGCTAA